One window from the genome of Salisaeta longa DSM 21114 encodes:
- the trpA gene encoding tryptophan synthase subunit alpha: protein MSNRLATTFEALRARNEKAMGLFLTNGFPEPSATVPLLRAIDRGGADFIELGMPFSDPLAEGLPIQRSSARALSHGVTMDDAFETAAAFRAESETPLLLMGYINPILRYGPADFCRRAAAAGVDGLILPDLPPEEAALIAEPAAAQNLDLVLLIAPNTSDARIQQIDAQATGFVYAVSVTGLTGSTLDGNSAVQDYLQRARQLVTQNPLLVGFGIKTHEDAMQMAAATDGFIVGSALINRIAEVWDDDAHSRDEALDAAASFAHALKHGEAAPQRA, encoded by the coding sequence GTGTCGAACCGACTTGCAACCACATTTGAAGCCCTGCGGGCCCGTAACGAGAAGGCCATGGGCCTCTTTCTGACCAACGGCTTTCCCGAGCCGTCTGCTACGGTGCCGCTGCTGCGGGCCATTGACCGGGGCGGGGCCGACTTCATTGAGCTCGGCATGCCGTTCAGCGATCCGCTTGCCGAGGGGCTGCCCATTCAACGGTCGAGTGCGCGCGCGCTGTCGCATGGCGTGACCATGGACGATGCGTTTGAGACCGCTGCTGCCTTCCGTGCAGAGAGCGAGACGCCGCTTCTGCTCATGGGTTACATCAACCCCATTTTGCGCTACGGGCCGGCCGACTTTTGCCGCCGCGCGGCTGCCGCGGGCGTCGATGGTCTCATCCTGCCCGACCTGCCGCCGGAGGAGGCGGCGCTCATTGCCGAGCCCGCTGCGGCCCAAAACCTTGACCTCGTGTTGCTCATTGCCCCTAACACCTCCGACGCGCGCATCCAGCAGATCGATGCACAGGCGACGGGCTTCGTGTATGCGGTGAGCGTTACCGGCCTCACCGGCAGCACCCTCGATGGCAACAGCGCCGTGCAGGACTATCTGCAGCGCGCCCGTCAATTGGTGACGCAGAATCCGCTCTTGGTGGGCTTTGGCATCAAAACGCATGAGGATGCCATGCAAATGGCCGCTGCAACGGACGGATTTATCGTCGGATCGGCGCTCATCAACCGGATAGCTGAGGTGTGGGACGATGACGCCCACTCCAGGGATGAGGCGCTGGATGCCGCTGCGTCGTTTGCCCATGCACTCAAGCACGGGGAAGCGGCACCGCAACGCGCGTAA
- a CDS encoding HepT-like ribonuclease domain-containing protein → MGEASRQRSNSFRTQHNHIPSHAMIGMRNRIAHEYLNINLDMTWEVVQHDLPTLKTQIGRLLE, encoded by the coding sequence ATTGGCGAGGCCAGCCGTCAACGCTCCAATTCGTTTCGGACGCAGCACAATCACATTCCATCGCATGCCATGATTGGAATGCGCAACCGCATCGCACACGAATACCTCAATATCAACCTAGATATGACTTGGGAGGTGGTTCAGCATGACCTTCCCACGCTCAAGACACAGATTGGTCGCCTCCTCGAGTAG
- a CDS encoding phosphoribosylanthranilate isomerase, with translation MAVQLKVCGITQLEDARYLAPLGVDYFGFIQHEESPRYVSPRLVRDITDWVHGVQSVGVFVNDSAEAVRATAEAAGFDLVQLHGDESPDVCAAIDRPVIKAIRVRHDASPEQLHAVMRPYEDVVDYFLLDTHNSSVWGGTGESFNWRLARELSDTYPLFLAGGIDASNVERAMLTMRPFAIDLSSGLEEAPGQKSFEKIDAFMEAFRAANHELASA, from the coding sequence ATGGCTGTTCAACTAAAGGTTTGTGGCATCACCCAGCTCGAAGACGCTCGGTACCTCGCGCCCCTCGGTGTGGACTACTTCGGGTTTATCCAGCACGAAGAGAGTCCGCGGTACGTAAGCCCGCGCCTGGTGCGCGACATCACCGATTGGGTGCACGGCGTGCAGTCGGTGGGCGTGTTTGTGAATGATTCAGCCGAGGCGGTGCGCGCGACAGCTGAGGCGGCGGGCTTTGACCTGGTGCAGCTGCATGGCGACGAGTCGCCCGACGTGTGCGCTGCTATCGACCGGCCCGTCATCAAGGCCATTCGCGTGCGGCACGACGCGTCTCCCGAGCAGCTCCACGCCGTGATGCGTCCGTACGAAGACGTGGTCGACTATTTTCTGCTCGATACACACAACTCAAGCGTGTGGGGCGGCACCGGCGAGTCGTTCAACTGGCGGCTGGCCCGCGAGCTCTCCGACACGTATCCGCTGTTTTTGGCCGGCGGCATCGACGCGTCGAATGTCGAGCGCGCTATGCTCACCATGCGCCCCTTTGCCATCGACCTCTCCAGCGGCCTTGAAGAGGCACCCGGCCAAAAGAGCTTTGAAAAAATCGACGCCTTCATGGAGGCCTTTCGGGCCGCAAACCACGAACTCGCCAGCGCCTAA
- a CDS encoding OmpH family outer membrane protein, with protein MKKLYAPWIAALFLMAGLYAPAQAQKIGYTNQEAILANMPEMEQVQQQLQEFAMQQRQELQQQQQTLQQQFQRYQRQQSLLSDSSRAQRRRELQQMQQNLQQQAQASDQAFQQRQRELMQPLLEELQTAIEEVAQSRSIDLVMRTQALLYVQPSSSNVVDITEPVAQKLGIDISGAQTAPAPTVEDTPTSGGN; from the coding sequence ATGAAAAAGCTTTACGCACCATGGATAGCTGCTCTGTTCCTGATGGCGGGGCTGTATGCTCCCGCACAGGCGCAGAAAATCGGCTACACCAATCAGGAAGCCATCCTGGCCAACATGCCAGAGATGGAGCAGGTACAGCAGCAGCTCCAGGAGTTTGCGATGCAACAGCGCCAAGAGTTGCAGCAACAGCAGCAGACGCTTCAGCAACAGTTCCAGCGGTATCAGCGGCAACAGTCGCTCCTCTCCGATTCGAGCCGCGCGCAGCGGCGACGCGAGCTGCAGCAAATGCAGCAAAATCTGCAGCAGCAAGCGCAAGCCTCCGATCAGGCGTTTCAACAGCGGCAGCGCGAGCTGATGCAACCGCTGCTTGAAGAGTTGCAGACGGCCATTGAGGAAGTAGCGCAAAGCCGCAGCATTGACCTTGTGATGCGGACACAGGCGCTGCTGTATGTTCAGCCGTCGAGCAGTAATGTGGTGGACATCACCGAGCCGGTGGCCCAAAAGCTGGGTATTGACATAAGCGGTGCCCAAACGGCGCCCGCGCCTACTGTGGAGGATACGCCAACCTCGGGCGGCAACTAA
- a CDS encoding response regulator transcription factor, translated as MPKTTNRTYNMLIVEDDPDILMGLREYFEIEDYEVETAADGEAALEQIKAMDDCDVVLLDVMLPKKDGFEVLRESQEMGFSAPIIMITARGEQESKLKGFGLGADDYITKPFNVEELAARVKAILQRTMPPSEAPMDVYTIGDVEINFTTHEAFRDDEEISFTALEFDILRYLIQHKGRTVTRKQLLRDVWGIDENIITRTIDRHMASVRKKIEPDPSSPTYIETVYGIGYRFDDT; from the coding sequence ATGCCGAAGACGACCAACCGAACCTACAACATGCTCATCGTGGAGGACGACCCGGACATCCTGATGGGCCTGCGCGAGTATTTTGAGATTGAAGATTACGAGGTGGAGACCGCTGCCGACGGTGAGGCGGCGCTTGAACAGATAAAGGCCATGGACGACTGCGACGTGGTGCTTTTGGACGTGATGCTGCCGAAGAAAGACGGCTTCGAGGTGCTGCGCGAGTCGCAAGAGATGGGCTTTAGCGCGCCCATCATCATGATCACGGCGCGCGGCGAGCAAGAGTCGAAGCTCAAGGGCTTTGGCTTGGGCGCCGATGATTACATCACGAAGCCGTTTAACGTGGAAGAACTCGCGGCCCGCGTGAAGGCGATCCTGCAGCGCACCATGCCGCCGTCAGAGGCCCCGATGGATGTGTACACCATTGGCGACGTGGAGATCAACTTCACCACCCACGAGGCCTTTCGCGACGACGAGGAAATCAGCTTTACGGCACTGGAGTTCGACATCTTGCGGTACCTCATCCAGCACAAGGGCCGTACGGTAACGCGTAAGCAGCTCCTGCGGGACGTGTGGGGCATCGACGAAAACATCATCACGCGCACCATCGACCGGCACATGGCGTCGGTGCGGAAAAAGATCGAACCCGATCCGTCGTCGCCCACGTACATCGAAACCGTATACGGCATCGGCTACCGCTTCGACGATACCTGA
- the surE gene encoding 5'/3'-nucleotidase SurE yields MAPVSNDRPLILICNDDGIDAPGIQALAAALDGIADLCVVAPESEQSAVGHAITVRDPVRVHRHEFEVPSGTISAWAVSGTPADCIKMAVHELLDRRPSLVVSGINSGPNTAVNVLYSGTVSAATEGAVLGIPAIAFSYCSWTSDDFRVAQPYARRIVQTVLEQSLPAGMLLNVNIPERAPEDIKGITITRQARARWEESFEARRDPLDRMYYWLAGTFVDLDEGHDTDLAAVDAGYVSVTPIQFDMTAYQHIEMLKDWAWTEEMPSAPTPNDA; encoded by the coding sequence ATGGCTCCTGTTTCAAACGACCGACCGCTCATTCTCATTTGCAACGACGACGGCATCGACGCGCCCGGCATTCAGGCCCTTGCCGCCGCCCTCGACGGCATCGCCGACTTATGCGTCGTGGCCCCCGAAAGCGAACAGAGCGCGGTGGGGCATGCCATCACTGTGCGCGACCCGGTGCGCGTGCATCGGCACGAGTTTGAGGTGCCGTCCGGAACGATTAGTGCATGGGCCGTGAGCGGCACGCCGGCCGACTGCATCAAGATGGCCGTGCACGAGCTGCTCGACCGGCGGCCGTCCCTCGTTGTCAGCGGCATCAACAGCGGCCCCAACACGGCCGTTAACGTGCTGTACTCCGGCACGGTGAGCGCGGCCACCGAGGGCGCCGTGCTGGGCATCCCAGCCATTGCCTTTTCGTACTGCTCGTGGACGAGCGACGACTTTCGGGTGGCGCAGCCGTACGCCCGGCGCATCGTGCAAACGGTGCTCGAACAGTCGTTGCCGGCCGGTATGCTCCTCAACGTCAACATTCCAGAGCGCGCCCCGGAGGACATCAAAGGCATCACCATCACCCGGCAGGCCCGCGCCCGCTGGGAGGAGAGCTTCGAGGCCCGGCGCGATCCGCTCGACCGCATGTACTACTGGCTCGCCGGCACGTTTGTAGACCTCGACGAAGGGCACGACACCGACCTGGCGGCCGTCGACGCGGGCTACGTCTCCGTAACGCCCATTCAGTTCGATATGACGGCGTATCAGCACATCGAGATGCTCAAGGACTGGGCGTGGACAGAGGAGATGCCATCGGCCCCAACGCCCAACGACGCGTAA
- a CDS encoding DUF4296 domain-containing protein: protein MRTLLGALLLGVLIGPWSGCQPSRPQPRVPDSTMVHVLTALHLAAVAPADSVSYEARRAAVLQRHNLTEAAFQRAVAAYTAHPDSLNNVYNAVIDSLVSVQQRIAETQRLMLTPEANAPAAP, encoded by the coding sequence ATGAGAACACTCCTTGGCGCGCTCCTTCTTGGCGTGTTGATTGGACCGTGGAGCGGCTGCCAGCCGTCGCGGCCACAGCCTCGCGTGCCGGATAGCACCATGGTGCACGTGCTCACGGCGTTGCATCTGGCGGCCGTGGCTCCGGCCGATAGCGTGTCGTACGAGGCCCGGCGCGCCGCGGTGCTCCAGCGCCACAACCTCACCGAGGCGGCTTTTCAGCGAGCGGTTGCTGCATACACCGCGCATCCCGATTCGCTCAACAACGTGTATAACGCCGTCATCGACTCGCTCGTCTCCGTACAGCAGCGCATTGCCGAGACCCAACGGTTGATGCTTACGCCGGAGGCCAACGCACCGGCGGCTCCGTAG
- the trpB gene encoding tryptophan synthase subunit beta, translating to MLQKTTAPKTYNAPDADGHFGSYGGAFVPEILHPVLADLKAAYATYKDDPDFQAEYRALLRDYVGRPTPLTLCNRLTEALGGATIYAKREDLCHTGAHKINNTIGQILLARRMGKTRIIAETGAGQHGVATATVCAKFGMPCIVYMGSEDMERQRLNVERMRLLGAEVRPATSGSQTLKDATNEAIRDWVSNPEDTFYIIGSVVGPHPYPMMVRDFHRVIGEETRAQLQDEIGRSTPDAVVACVGGGSNAMGIYYPFIDDATVQLVGAEAAGEGLNGRHAATLAKGTRGVLHGAMSVLLQDDAGQVQLPHSISAGLDYPGIGPEHAYLHETGRVDYRPVTDTEAMEGVKLLSRTEGIIPALETAHAVSLLPDLAHTLGEDGVIVFNCSGRGDKDMETITHHL from the coding sequence ATGCTACAAAAAACGACAGCGCCCAAAACGTACAACGCCCCCGACGCCGACGGCCACTTTGGGTCGTACGGCGGCGCCTTTGTCCCGGAGATTCTGCATCCCGTACTGGCCGACCTGAAGGCGGCCTACGCCACCTACAAGGACGATCCTGACTTTCAGGCGGAGTACCGCGCGTTGTTGCGCGACTACGTGGGGCGGCCCACGCCGCTCACGCTGTGCAACCGTCTCACCGAGGCCTTGGGCGGCGCTACCATCTACGCCAAGCGCGAGGACCTTTGCCACACCGGCGCGCACAAGATCAACAACACGATTGGCCAGATTCTGCTGGCCCGCCGCATGGGCAAGACCCGCATCATTGCGGAGACGGGCGCCGGGCAGCATGGCGTGGCCACGGCTACGGTGTGCGCCAAATTTGGCATGCCCTGCATCGTGTACATGGGATCGGAAGACATGGAGCGGCAGCGGCTGAACGTGGAGCGCATGCGCCTGCTGGGCGCCGAGGTGCGGCCGGCAACCAGCGGCAGCCAAACGCTCAAAGACGCGACCAATGAGGCGATCCGCGACTGGGTTTCGAACCCGGAAGATACGTTCTATATCATCGGATCGGTCGTGGGGCCGCATCCCTACCCGATGATGGTGCGCGACTTCCACCGCGTGATTGGCGAGGAGACGCGCGCGCAGCTCCAAGATGAGATCGGTCGCTCCACGCCCGACGCCGTGGTGGCTTGCGTGGGCGGCGGATCGAACGCGATGGGCATCTACTATCCCTTCATTGACGATGCCACGGTGCAGCTTGTTGGCGCCGAAGCGGCCGGCGAGGGCCTGAACGGCCGCCACGCCGCGACGCTCGCCAAAGGAACGCGCGGTGTGCTGCATGGCGCCATGAGCGTGCTTCTGCAAGACGACGCCGGGCAGGTGCAGCTCCCACACTCCATTTCCGCGGGCCTCGACTACCCGGGCATCGGCCCAGAGCATGCGTACCTTCATGAAACCGGCCGCGTGGACTACCGCCCGGTGACCGACACCGAGGCCATGGAGGGCGTGAAGCTGCTGTCGCGCACGGAGGGCATCATCCCCGCATTGGAAACGGCCCATGCCGTGTCGCTCCTGCCAGACCTGGCCCACACCCTGGGCGAAGACGGCGTCATCGTCTTCAACTGCTCGGGCCGGGGCGATAAGGACATGGAGACCATCACGCATCATCTGTAA
- a CDS encoding M42 family metallopeptidase, translated as MTDSARDFFFALLDTPSPTGFETAGQRVWTDYLRPHADTVETDAYGTAWATVNGSAPEAPHLMLDAHVDEIGFMVRHITDEGMLYVNRIGGSDRAIARGQRVRILGDEGAVTGVVGNTAIHLRDRDDTSIPEVHELFIDIGADSAEAVAARGLRVGHPMVFDVSPTMLTDTRITARAIDNRLGGFIIAQVLKRLHEERAAWTVTAANSVQEEIGGHGAKMITHRLQPDVAVAFDVTHATDSPGISETEHGQIKMGEGPTVTHGTSNHPQVVQRLIAAAEAADIPLQHEPSSRRTGTDTDSIFRVRAGVPSALVSVPLRYMHSTVEVVDTEDIDRCIDLLTAFARALTPTDTFDSGL; from the coding sequence ATGACAGACTCCGCTCGCGATTTTTTCTTTGCATTACTCGACACCCCAAGCCCCACCGGCTTCGAGACCGCCGGCCAGCGCGTATGGACCGACTACCTGCGCCCGCATGCCGATACGGTGGAGACGGATGCCTATGGCACGGCGTGGGCAACGGTGAACGGCAGCGCCCCGGAGGCGCCGCACCTGATGCTTGATGCCCACGTGGACGAGATCGGGTTTATGGTGCGCCACATCACCGACGAGGGCATGCTGTACGTCAACCGCATTGGCGGCTCCGACCGGGCCATTGCGCGTGGCCAGCGCGTGCGCATCTTGGGCGATGAGGGCGCAGTTACCGGGGTGGTGGGGAATACGGCCATCCACCTGCGCGATCGTGACGACACGTCAATTCCGGAGGTCCACGAGCTGTTTATCGACATCGGGGCGGACTCGGCGGAAGCGGTTGCCGCGCGCGGCCTGCGGGTGGGCCACCCCATGGTGTTCGACGTGTCGCCCACCATGCTTACCGATACGCGCATCACCGCGCGCGCCATCGACAACCGGCTGGGCGGCTTCATCATTGCGCAGGTGCTGAAGCGGCTGCATGAGGAGCGGGCGGCGTGGACGGTGACGGCGGCCAACTCGGTGCAAGAGGAGATTGGCGGGCACGGCGCCAAGATGATCACGCATCGCCTGCAGCCTGATGTGGCCGTGGCCTTCGACGTCACCCACGCGACCGACTCGCCCGGCATCAGCGAAACTGAGCATGGCCAAATTAAGATGGGCGAGGGGCCTACCGTTACGCACGGCACCAGCAACCACCCGCAGGTGGTGCAACGCTTGATTGCCGCCGCCGAAGCGGCCGATATTCCGCTGCAACATGAGCCGTCCTCACGCCGCACCGGCACCGACACCGACAGCATCTTTCGGGTACGCGCCGGCGTGCCCAGCGCGCTCGTGTCCGTTCCGCTGCGGTACATGCACTCCACCGTTGAGGTGGTGGACACGGAAGACATCGACCGGTGCATCGATCTTCTCACGGCTTTTGCACGCGCTCTTACGCCTACCGACACCTTCGATAGCGGTTTGTAA
- a CDS encoding DUF4837 family protein — MSARYTLAATAALWIVLLLGGCIDGDYRPRATGPEGQITVVMDSARWKGPVGEAFRKYVTPYRETLPLPERMFTPYQIDLSSEQTYERITEQKNIVIIAPLSDSTNEANFLRRRLSEDVRQAVMNGQTVVVPKPNLWRRSQRVYFITAATQEGLINALQNNGKQIRQTFRQITLERMQNEMFERARQYDIEDSLMQKHGFAVHVQHDYVIAVDTMTDSTGFIWLRRLLTETRRDLLLYYKENADPSVLSPQWVYDTRDSLTRKYMRGSVRGFVKIDYRRPLETDQTSFLGRYAYLTEGLWHMVAPMPETGELMPVGGGGPFVNYTFYDQATDRIYMIDGSVFAPKYDKLRFIRQMEVIAQTFRTKAEVSDAPATAAQ, encoded by the coding sequence ATGTCTGCTCGCTACACGCTGGCTGCTACCGCCGCGCTCTGGATAGTTCTTCTGCTTGGAGGATGCATCGACGGGGACTATCGCCCGCGGGCTACGGGGCCGGAGGGGCAGATCACCGTGGTGATGGATAGCGCGCGGTGGAAGGGGCCCGTTGGCGAGGCCTTCCGGAAGTACGTCACGCCGTATCGCGAGACGCTGCCGCTGCCCGAACGGATGTTCACACCGTACCAGATAGACCTTAGCAGCGAGCAAACGTACGAGCGGATCACCGAGCAAAAAAACATCGTCATCATCGCGCCGCTGAGCGACTCGACCAACGAAGCCAACTTTCTGCGGCGGCGGCTGTCGGAGGACGTACGGCAAGCGGTGATGAACGGCCAGACGGTGGTGGTGCCCAAGCCCAACCTGTGGCGCCGGAGCCAGCGTGTGTATTTTATCACGGCGGCTACGCAAGAGGGCCTCATCAACGCGCTGCAAAACAACGGGAAACAAATCCGGCAGACGTTTCGGCAGATTACGCTCGAACGGATGCAAAACGAAATGTTTGAGCGGGCCCGTCAGTACGACATTGAAGACTCGCTCATGCAAAAGCACGGGTTTGCGGTACACGTGCAGCATGACTACGTCATTGCCGTGGACACGATGACCGACTCTACGGGCTTCATTTGGCTACGCCGCTTGCTCACGGAGACGCGCCGCGACCTGCTGCTGTACTACAAGGAAAACGCCGATCCGAGTGTGCTCTCGCCGCAGTGGGTGTACGACACGCGCGACTCGCTCACCCGAAAATACATGCGCGGCAGTGTCCGGGGCTTTGTGAAGATCGACTACCGCCGCCCGCTCGAAACCGACCAAACCAGCTTCCTCGGCCGCTATGCCTACCTCACGGAGGGCCTGTGGCACATGGTGGCGCCCATGCCCGAAACCGGCGAACTGATGCCGGTAGGGGGCGGTGGGCCGTTCGTAAACTACACGTTTTACGACCAAGCCACCGACCGCATCTACATGATCGACGGATCCGTCTTTGCGCCGAAGTACGACAAGCTGCGGTTCATTCGCCAGATGGAAGTGATTGCGCAGACCTTTCGGACCAAGGCTGAAGTGAGTGATGCACCGGCCACGGCTGCGCAATGA
- the panB gene encoding 3-methyl-2-oxobutanoate hydroxymethyltransferase, with product MSTETVRPDAANVARVTTQTLQEMRASDVPIAMLTAYDYTSARLFDQAGIDVLLVGDSASNVMAGNETTLPMTLDQMVYHAQCVVRAIERALVIVDLPFGSYQGSSKEALQSAIRVMKETGAHGVKLEGGAPVVDTVERLVSAGIPVMGHLGLTPQSIYNFGTYKVRARAEAEAEQLRKDAQALQAAGCFALVLEKIPATLAEEVTAALSIPTIGIGAGVGCSGQVLVSHDALGLTTDFNPRFVRRYARLDERITEAVGAYIDDVRTRAFPSSDESY from the coding sequence ATGAGTACCGAAACCGTCCGCCCCGACGCCGCCAACGTTGCCCGCGTCACGACGCAAACCTTGCAAGAGATGCGCGCCTCGGACGTGCCCATCGCCATGCTCACGGCGTACGATTACACCTCCGCCCGGCTGTTCGACCAGGCCGGCATCGACGTGCTCCTTGTGGGCGACTCGGCCTCCAATGTGATGGCAGGCAACGAAACCACGCTCCCCATGACGCTCGACCAGATGGTGTACCACGCCCAGTGCGTGGTGCGCGCCATTGAACGCGCCCTCGTCATTGTCGACCTGCCGTTTGGGTCGTATCAAGGCAGCAGCAAGGAAGCCTTGCAGTCGGCGATTCGCGTGATGAAGGAGACCGGCGCCCACGGGGTTAAGCTGGAAGGTGGCGCGCCGGTCGTAGATACCGTGGAGCGGCTCGTATCGGCCGGCATTCCGGTGATGGGGCACCTCGGCCTCACGCCGCAGAGCATCTACAACTTTGGCACCTACAAGGTGCGCGCCCGCGCCGAGGCGGAAGCCGAACAGCTCCGCAAAGATGCGCAGGCCTTGCAAGCGGCCGGATGCTTTGCGCTGGTGCTCGAAAAAATTCCGGCGACACTTGCCGAAGAAGTCACCGCAGCGCTCTCTATTCCTACCATTGGCATTGGCGCGGGCGTCGGGTGCAGCGGACAGGTGCTCGTGTCGCACGATGCGCTTGGCCTCACCACCGACTTCAACCCGCGCTTCGTACGTCGCTACGCACGGCTCGACGAGCGCATCACCGAGGCCGTTGGGGCGTACATTGACGATGTGCGCACCCGCGCCTTTCCTTCATCCGACGAAAGCTATTAG
- the murA gene encoding UDP-N-acetylglucosamine 1-carboxyvinyltransferase, with protein sequence MDKFVVRGGAPLHGPLPVGGSKNTALPLMAAALLADGTTTLTNVPNLRDVLTFSNVLRVSGPAVTFEPEAHRLTIDASGVNHPVAPYELVKKMRASFYMLGALIGRCGKAKVSLPGGCAWGPRPVDLHIEGMKAFGASIDLEEGYVIASTPNGRLDGGTFRMEPSSVGATINLLLGAVTARGGSRIENAAQEPDVVAFGEALQHMGAQIDGLGTRTIEVQGVDALEPVTFANTPDRIELGTFMIWAAIAGPPGTPVRIPGGNHKHLGEAFKTYFEATGAGVTYTDDLVTVTPPEHLTPVSIETGTYPGFPTDLQAQWTVLLACADGTGTVTDTVYDDRFKHIPELQRLGIDATVNGNTATVHGGGAIKGAKVMSTDLRASVSLVMAASVAEGRTDVLRVYHLDRGYEQLEEKLQAAGLSIERATYDEFETPETLADPA encoded by the coding sequence ATGGATAAATTTGTTGTTCGTGGCGGCGCTCCGCTGCACGGTCCGTTGCCGGTTGGCGGCTCAAAGAACACCGCGCTCCCGCTGATGGCCGCCGCACTGCTGGCCGATGGCACCACCACGCTCACCAATGTGCCAAATTTGCGTGACGTGCTCACGTTCTCCAATGTGCTGCGCGTGTCGGGGCCGGCGGTCACGTTTGAGCCCGAGGCGCACCGCCTAACGATTGATGCGTCGGGCGTTAACCACCCGGTGGCGCCGTACGAGCTGGTGAAAAAGATGCGGGCCTCGTTTTATATGCTGGGCGCGCTCATTGGACGCTGCGGGAAGGCCAAGGTGTCGCTGCCGGGCGGCTGTGCTTGGGGGCCGCGTCCGGTCGATCTGCACATCGAGGGTATGAAGGCGTTCGGGGCCTCCATCGACCTGGAGGAGGGGTACGTCATCGCCTCGACGCCCAACGGGCGGCTCGACGGCGGCACGTTCCGGATGGAGCCCTCTAGCGTGGGGGCGACGATCAACCTCTTGCTGGGGGCGGTAACGGCACGCGGCGGCTCGCGCATCGAGAACGCGGCGCAGGAGCCCGACGTGGTGGCGTTTGGCGAGGCGCTGCAGCACATGGGCGCGCAGATTGACGGCCTCGGGACGCGGACGATTGAGGTGCAGGGCGTTGATGCGCTGGAACCTGTCACGTTTGCCAACACGCCCGACCGCATCGAGCTGGGCACGTTCATGATCTGGGCTGCCATTGCGGGCCCGCCGGGTACGCCTGTGCGCATCCCGGGGGGCAACCACAAGCACCTGGGTGAGGCGTTCAAAACATATTTTGAGGCGACGGGCGCGGGCGTCACCTACACCGACGACCTGGTGACCGTTACGCCGCCGGAGCACCTCACGCCGGTGTCTATCGAAACGGGCACCTATCCGGGCTTCCCAACCGATTTGCAGGCGCAGTGGACGGTGCTGCTGGCCTGTGCGGACGGTACCGGCACCGTTACCGATACGGTGTACGACGATCGCTTTAAGCATATCCCCGAGCTGCAGCGCCTGGGCATCGACGCGACGGTGAATGGCAACACGGCGACGGTGCATGGCGGGGGGGCGATTAAGGGAGCCAAGGTGATGAGCACGGATCTGCGGGCCAGCGTGTCGCTCGTGATGGCCGCCTCGGTGGCCGAGGGCCGCACCGACGTGCTGCGCGTCTATCATCTGGATCGCGGATACGAGCAGCTCGAAGAAAAACTGCAAGCGGCCGGGCTGTCCATTGAACGGGCCACATACGACGAGTTTGAAACGCCCGAAACGCTGGCCGACCCTGCGTAG
- a CDS encoding nucleotidyltransferase family protein, with protein sequence MPASSSDTLPKRFREIRDQLVPLLMPYVNRITLFGLTARGQDHPGSDIDVLVTLKAPDDRPPPGLRWFELAQTLSKHLGPPVELVTEDARSPHVPPYIGVDRVVLYEE encoded by the coding sequence ATGCCTGCATCTTCCTCCGACACGTTACCCAAACGATTTCGTGAGATCCGCGATCAATTGGTTCCGCTTCTCATGCCGTACGTGAATCGCATTACCCTTTTCGGTTTGACGGCGCGTGGGCAAGATCATCCAGGCAGTGACATCGATGTACTGGTCACGTTAAAGGCCCCTGACGATCGTCCTCCCCCGGGGCTGCGGTGGTTCGAGTTAGCGCAGACGCTCAGCAAACACCTCGGCCCGCCTGTGGAGCTTGTTACCGAGGATGCACGGAGCCCGCACGTGCCCCCCTACATCGGCGTGGACCGCGTGGTGCTATATGAAGAATGA